GCCACCTGGAGGCGGCTTCGGCCGTCACCGGCAAATGAAGCCCTTCGATGCACCACTGGCGCCGCCGGCCGGCGTGCGCGCGCTGGCCGTGAGCCAGCGGCGCGGCGCGGAGCTGCGCGAGACGCAGGACTGGGTGGCCGAGGAAGTGCCGGTGGCGCTGGAGTACAACGGCCTGTCGCATGCCGTGATGCTGGCGACGCCGGCGGACCTGGAGGACTTCGCCCTGGGCTTCTCGTTCACCGAGGACCTGGTCGATTCGCCTTCCGACGTGCGTGACATCGAGGTCGTCGAAGGCGAGCTCGGGATCACCGTGCGGCTGGAGATCGCTTCTTCGTGCTTCGTGCGGCTGAAGGAGCGGCGGCGCAGCCTGGCCGGCCGCACCGGCTGCGGGCTGTGCGGCGCGGAGAGCCTGCCTCAGGCGGTGCGGCGTCCGCCGGTCTTGCAGTCTGCGGCATGTTTCGATGCCATTGCCGTCAGGTTGGCCATGGAAGCCTTGCGCGAACGGCAACCGCTTCATGCGGCCAGCGGTGCTTCGCATGCCGCTGCATTTGCCGATTGTTCTGGCGCGTTGCGGGTCGTGCGCGAAGACGTCGGCCGCCATAACGCGCTGGACAAGCTGGCGGGCGCGATGTTGCGTGAGCGGCGCGACGCGTCTTCCGGCTTCGTCGCCGTCACCAGCCGCGCGAGCTACGAGATGGCGGGCAAGACGGCTCGTCTCGGCGCGCCCCTGCTGGCAGCCGTCTCCGGCGTCACGGCCCTCGCCGTCGAAGTTTCAGAGGAAGCGGGCCTGTGCCTGGCCGGCTTCGCCCGGGGCGACAGCCTCAACCTTTACGCGCACCCGCAGCGCATCCGCCATGGAAAGTGAAAGCCTGGTCCGCATGGCCAACCGCATCGGCGACTTTTTCGAATCCTTCCCGGACCGCGAAGAAGCGCTGGACGGCATCGCCAACCACATCCGCAAGTTCTGGGAGCCGCGCATGCGCACGCAGCTGCTGGCGGCGATCGATGCGGGGGATTCGGGGTTGCGGCCGGAGGTTCTCGAAGCAATAGCACGGCATCGCGCCATGTTGACACCTGCCCGGCCGGTGCCGACCGCGTAGGGTGCGCAGCTTGCTGCGCACCATGCGAAGCGTTTCGTGCGGTGCGCAGCGGAGCTGCGCACCTTACGGGTGGATATCCGTCTTCTGGTTGATGATCCGCCCCACCAGGCCGTACTCGATCGCCTCTTCCGCCGACAGCCAGCGGTCACGCTCGATGTCCAGGGCCACCTGGTCGTAGGACTGGCCGGTGGCGTCGGAGATGGTCTTGGCGATGCGTTCGCGCGCCTTGATGATTTCCTGGGCGTGGATCGCGATGTCGCTGGCCGGGCCGCCGGCGCCGCCGGACGGTTGGTGGATCAGGAAGCGCGTGTTGGGCGTGCAGAAGCGGCGCTCCTTGGGCACGGACAGGTACAGGTGGGTGGCGGCGCTGCCCACCCAGCCGGTGCCGATCATGTTCACCGGCGAGCTGATGAAGCGCACCATGTCATGGATGGCGTCGCCCGACTCCAGGTGGCCGCCCGGCGAGCTGACCAGCATGTCGATGGGCATGTTGGACTCGGCGTCCAGCGCCAGCAGGCGGCGCGCGACGTCGGCCGCCAGCGTGTCGGTGACGGTGCCGAACACCAGCACCATGCGCGCCTTGAAGGCCTTCTCTTCCAGGAACGAGGTCCGCGGCTCGTGCACGGGCGCCTGGCCGGCTTCCCGTTCCTCTTCGGGGGAGTGCATGTGGTTCATGGAGCGCAGTGTCCCACAACCGCGGCCCGGCTTCACTTGGACTCGAGCCGGACCCTCACCAGGTGCTCGCGCATCGCCGCGATGATGTGCTCCAGCTCGGTCGCCGGCGCCGTCAGCGCATCGCGTTCCAGCAGCCGGCTCTGGCGCGCCGCCCATTCGAGGCCCATGGTCGCCAGGCCGCCCTTGGCCCGGTGCGCCAGGAACTGCAGGTCCTCGCGGTCGCCGGCGGCCAGCGCGCGCGCCATCGCCTCCACCGTGTCGCGCTGGTAGCTCATGAGGTCGGGGAAGAACTCGACCCACTCGGGATCGACGACGACGATCTCGTCCGCCGGCCTGGCCGGCTCGTGCGGCGGGATGGCCAGCCCGTCGGCTTCCGAAGGCGGCAAGCCGGCCTCCAGCTCGCGCAGGGTCGCCAGCAGGTGCTCGCGGCTGACCGGCTTGACGAGGAAGCGGTCGGCGCCGGCCTGCAGCGCCCGCGCGGTGGACGCCTCGTCGTCATTGCCCGACAACATGACCACCGCGCAGCGCGGCCGGCCATGCACGGCTTCCTGCTCGCGCACCCAGCGCACCGTGTCCACGCCGCTGCGCAAGGGCATTTCCATGTCCAGCAGCAGGAAGTCCGGCCAGTGCCGGCCCATGGACTCCACGGCGGCCTGGCCGTTGGCGGCGGTCTCCACCGTGAAGGGCGGGCTGGGCAGCAGGCGGCGCGTCACCAGCCGCATGAATTCGTCGTCGTCCACCAGCAGCACCGTGCGCGGCGGCACGCCGTCCAGGGCCAGCGCCGGCTGGTCGATCGGCAGCATGGGCAGCGGCGCCGGCGGCTCGCCCTTCAGCGGGGGCAGCGTGAGCGTGAGCGTGGTGCCTTCGGCCGGATCCGTGCGCATGGCCAGTTCGCCCTGCTGCGCCCGCGCCATCAGCCGCGCCGAATAGGTGCCCAGGCCGGTGCCGCCGCTCTTGCCGCTGGTCACGTATTTTTCGAAGAACTGGGCCGCGATCTCCGGCGGCACCTGCCCGGGGTTGTGCACGGTCACCGTCACGGGGTCGCCGCCCGCCAGCGCCAGCGACACGCGCTTGCCCGGGCCGGCCGCCTCCACCGCGTTCTTCACCAGGTTGGCGATGATGGAGTAGCACAGCAGCTCCTCGCCGCGCACGTAGATGGGCGCGTGGCCGGAACCCTGGGAGAACAGCGTGACGGCATTGGCGTCGGCGAACGGGTGCAGGTCCACCAGCACGCGGGTGACCACCTGGCGCAGGTCCACCGGCTGCGCCCGCAGGTCGTAGTTGCCGGTCTCCATCTTGAACAGGCCCAGCGACAGGTTGACCATCTCCAGCATGCGCAGTGCCGCGCGCTGCAGCACGCCCACCAGCTCGCGCTGGTCGGCCGTGAGCCGGTCCTCGTCGCGCAGCAGGCGCGCTGCGCCGAGGATGCTGTTCAGCGGCGTCTTCAGGTCGTGCCGCGACATGCGCTCGACATCCTCGCGCAGCCTCGCGTTCTCCTCCAGCGTGCGGCTGCGCTCCTCGGCGTTGAGCGCCTTGGTGAGGCGCCGGGCGATGACGACAGCCGGCGACAGCATGAACAGCGCGAAGCCGATCGGCGCGAACTTCTTGTCCGGACCCGGCGCGTCGATGAGCAGCAGGTCGGCCACGAGCGCCGCGAAGATGGCCAGCATGCCGGCCAGCAGCACCCGCGCATCCGTGCGCGCGCTCCGCCCGGCGCGCACCATGGCTACCGCGATGTAGATGGCCACGATCACGGCGATGGCCTGGCCCGGCACCACCACGTACGAATACTGCCCCGGTCGCAGCGCCAGCACCGCCACCGCGCCCAGCCCCAGGCCGGCCAGCACCAGCTGCACGGCGCGGCGGTGGATCTCCGCCGGGAACAGCCCGCGCAGGGTCAGGAAGAACAGCGCCATCGACGCGATCCAGCTCAGGTACTCCACGCGCATGTACGGGTACCAGGCCACCTGCGGGCCGAAGAAGCGCAGGAACAGGCGCTCGCCGATCATGTCGGTGTAGATGGCCATGCACACGCAGAACAGGCCGAAGACCAATGGCGCCATTTCGCGCCGGCGCACCGTGAAGAAGATCAGGCTCAGCCCGCCCGTGATCAGGTAGGCGGCCAGCAGCACGGTGTCGTAGATGATCCGCCGCTCGCGGGCGCGCTCCAGCACGTCGACCGTGCCGACCATCATGGGCCGCACGAAGCCACCGGCGCGGTGGTCGAAATTGGAGATGTGCAGCGTCAGCCGCAGCGGGCAGGCAAACACGCGCGTGACGGGGACCCGGCTGTACACCGCGGGCCAGCTGCGCTCGCGGTCAGGGCCCGGCTCGCCGTGCGCGGCGACTTCCTCGCCGTTGATGTACAGGCGCGAAGCGGTGCGCTGGCCGTTCACCTCCACCGCCAACGAGCGGCCGGCCGGGCAATCGACCTGCAGCGCGTAAGTGCCCCAGCCGTTCTCGCCGGGCGGCTTGCCGTCCACCGTCAGGTCGTTCCAGCTGGAAGGCACCGGCGCGAAGGCGCTCGTGGGCAGGCCCTGCCAATGGGGATCGACGAAGCGATGCCAGGCAAAGCCCCATTCGCCCTGCAGCGGCAGCGGCTCGTCCGGCACCCACGCCAGTTCCAGCCGGCCCGCCATCGCCGCCGGCAAGGTGTGGTCGGCCGCGGCCGGGCCGGCGGCCAGCAGGAACAGCAAGGCAAGAAAAGAGGCTAGCAAGCCCCGGCCGAACGACATCCGGACAGTGTAGGGCCGCCGCTCGGCCTAAGGTCGCGATTCCCGGCACTGATAGCTGCTGGCTGCCGCCGGATCGCCGCCGATGAAGTGCGGATAGGCCGGGTAGCGGCACATCGGGCGCGAAGCCTGCAGCGTGAACGGCGGCACCGGCAGCCTGGACACCTGCACCAGCGCGTCGTACGGCGCGTCGTCCAGCGTGACCCACCGGTCCAGCGGCTCCAGCAGGTCCACCATCGTGGCAACCGGCGCACCGGTGGTGACGCTGGCGGCGGGCCCGCTGTGCGTGGAAGCGGGGGAAATATAAAGGCGCATCGAGCGCTCCACCGCCGCGTCACCCAGCTTGGCGCGCACAGCCTGGAAGTAATCGATGCCAGCCTGCGGGCTCTGCGCCAGGTCGCCCATGTTCTCGCGAAGGATCAGCTTGCCGCCGCGCGCGAAGAAGGCCGACAGATCCGGGTTGCTGGAATCGAGGATGGCCGAAACCTGCTCCAGCCGCGGCCGGAAGTTTTCGGGCCGATAGGTGCGCACGTCGAAGTTGCCGTCGCGTACCACGAAATACTTCACGTAGTTGGAGCCGTACAGCCAGTACTGCGCCGCGCTGCGCGCGTCGGGCGGCTCGGTGGGCACGGCCGCGCCGGTGGCCCAGCGCGTCATGGTGGGCAGCACCGGATCGGGCGTGGTCTCGTTGCCGTAGAACCAGCCGGGGTAGACCTGCCGCCCGTTGGCCAGGGGAAACGGAAAGTTGTACGGCCGGTGCACCGAATCGACCACGGCGATCTGCGCATCCGACAGGCAGTTGTCGCCCGTGTCGGCGCCGCCGGTGCAGCGCAGCGCCCGCAAGTCCACCTGGCGCGGGCAGGCGAGATAGTTGTTGACGACGCCGTCGGCCAGGCCGTCGAGCGCGTCGCAGCGCTGCGCCACGTAGCTGGCCA
The sequence above is a segment of the Ramlibacter agri genome. Coding sequences within it:
- the fdhD gene encoding formate dehydrogenase accessory sulfurtransferase FdhD: MKPFDAPLAPPAGVRALAVSQRRGAELRETQDWVAEEVPVALEYNGLSHAVMLATPADLEDFALGFSFTEDLVDSPSDVRDIEVVEGELGITVRLEIASSCFVRLKERRRSLAGRTGCGLCGAESLPQAVRRPPVLQSAACFDAIAVRLAMEALRERQPLHAASGASHAAAFADCSGALRVVREDVGRHNALDKLAGAMLRERRDASSGFVAVTSRASYEMAGKTARLGAPLLAAVSGVTALAVEVSEEAGLCLAGFARGDSLNLYAHPQRIRHGK
- a CDS encoding formate dehydrogenase subunit delta, with product MESESLVRMANRIGDFFESFPDREEALDGIANHIRKFWEPRMRTQLLAAIDAGDSGLRPEVLEAIARHRAMLTPARPVPTA
- a CDS encoding ATP-dependent Clp protease proteolytic subunit, which gives rise to MNHMHSPEEEREAGQAPVHEPRTSFLEEKAFKARMVLVFGTVTDTLAADVARRLLALDAESNMPIDMLVSSPGGHLESGDAIHDMVRFISSPVNMIGTGWVGSAATHLYLSVPKERRFCTPNTRFLIHQPSGGAGGPASDIAIHAQEIIKARERIAKTISDATGQSYDQVALDIERDRWLSAEEAIEYGLVGRIINQKTDIHP
- a CDS encoding response regulator, translated to MLFLLAAGPAAADHTLPAAMAGRLELAWVPDEPLPLQGEWGFAWHRFVDPHWQGLPTSAFAPVPSSWNDLTVDGKPPGENGWGTYALQVDCPAGRSLAVEVNGQRTASRLYINGEEVAAHGEPGPDRERSWPAVYSRVPVTRVFACPLRLTLHISNFDHRAGGFVRPMMVGTVDVLERARERRIIYDTVLLAAYLITGGLSLIFFTVRRREMAPLVFGLFCVCMAIYTDMIGERLFLRFFGPQVAWYPYMRVEYLSWIASMALFFLTLRGLFPAEIHRRAVQLVLAGLGLGAVAVLALRPGQYSYVVVPGQAIAVIVAIYIAVAMVRAGRSARTDARVLLAGMLAIFAALVADLLLIDAPGPDKKFAPIGFALFMLSPAVVIARRLTKALNAEERSRTLEENARLREDVERMSRHDLKTPLNSILGAARLLRDEDRLTADQRELVGVLQRAALRMLEMVNLSLGLFKMETGNYDLRAQPVDLRQVVTRVLVDLHPFADANAVTLFSQGSGHAPIYVRGEELLCYSIIANLVKNAVEAAGPGKRVSLALAGGDPVTVTVHNPGQVPPEIAAQFFEKYVTSGKSGGTGLGTYSARLMARAQQGELAMRTDPAEGTTLTLTLPPLKGEPPAPLPMLPIDQPALALDGVPPRTVLLVDDDEFMRLVTRRLLPSPPFTVETAANGQAAVESMGRHWPDFLLLDMEMPLRSGVDTVRWVREQEAVHGRPRCAVVMLSGNDDEASTARALQAGADRFLVKPVSREHLLATLRELEAGLPPSEADGLAIPPHEPARPADEIVVVDPEWVEFFPDLMSYQRDTVEAMARALAAGDREDLQFLAHRAKGGLATMGLEWAARQSRLLERDALTAPATELEHIIAAMREHLVRVRLESK
- a CDS encoding tannase/feruloyl esterase family alpha/beta hydrolase, encoding MRAPLSALLLLAAAACASCSAPGFVPGHVPVASGSIFPSVACPTLAGRTIPADAIGLPSGNAVITSAAYVPAAGALAEGTSYTAASPEHCRVVGRIAPVDKAAQDIQFQVNLPSSWNGKAVQYGGGGYNGTLVTGLAPLRDAAPDDAPPLTRGYVTLGTDSGHQAASFAPNAIGQFGLNDEMLANYAFASYKKVRDVAVAVMRTYYGRKPARIYYFGGSEGGREGLTMAQRFPADYDGVVSVVPVVQLSMLFQSYIPRSVPQFEGGWLSPAKVRTLASYVAQRCDALDGLADGVVNNYLACPRQVDLRALRCTGGADTGDNCLSDAQIAVVDSVHRPYNFPFPLANGRQVYPGWFYGNETTPDPVLPTMTRWATGAAVPTEPPDARSAAQYWLYGSNYVKYFVVRDGNFDVRTYRPENFRPRLEQVSAILDSSNPDLSAFFARGGKLILRENMGDLAQSPQAGIDYFQAVRAKLGDAAVERSMRLYISPASTHSGPAASVTTGAPVATMVDLLEPLDRWVTLDDAPYDALVQVSRLPVPPFTLQASRPMCRYPAYPHFIGGDPAAASSYQCRESRP